The following coding sequences lie in one Cannabis sativa cultivar Pink pepper isolate KNU-18-1 chromosome 5, ASM2916894v1, whole genome shotgun sequence genomic window:
- the LOC115716234 gene encoding glutamate--cysteine ligase, chloroplastic yields the protein MALVSQAGSSYGIQTEMVRSKAGQIFNLSSNLEALRMKENLAGGFSSLSCTSAKKTNILHMDSARLERKRGNHVVVAASPPTDDAVIAAEPLTKEDLVAYLASGCKTKENWRIGTEHEKFGFEFGSLRPMKYEQISELLNGIAERFDWDKVMEGDYIIGLKQGKQSISLEPGGQFELSGAPLETLHQTCAEVNSHLYQVKAVAEEMGIGFLGIGFQPKWERKDIPVMPKGRYEIMKNYMPKVGTLGLDMMFRTCTVQVNLDFSSEADMIRKFRAGLALQPIATALFANSPFTEGKPNGFLSMRSHIWTDTDNNRAGMLPFVFDDSFGFEQYVDYALDVPMYFVYRKKKYIDCTGMTFRDFLAGKLPCLPGELPTLNDWENHLTTIFPEVRLKRYLEMRGADGGPWRRLCALPALWVGLLYDEVSLQNILDMVADWTPEERQMLRNKVPKTGLKTPFRDGLLRHVAEDVLKLAKDGLERRGYKEVGFLNEVAEVVRTGVTPAEKLLELYHGKWGQSIDPVYEELLY from the exons ATGGCACTCGTTTCGCAGGCAGGTTCATCATACGGCATCCAGACAGAAATGGTTCGGAGTAAAGCTGGGCAGATTTTTAATTTGTCAAGCAATTTGGAGGCATTGCGAATGAAGGAAAATCTTGCTGGTGGTTTTTCTTCCTTATCATGTACTTCTGCTAAAAAGACAAATATTTTGCATATGGATTCTGCAAGGTTAGAAAGGAAGAGGGGGAATCATGTGGTTGTTGCTGCGAGTCCTCCAACAGATGATGCTGTAATTGCAGCAGAGCCACTAACAAAAGAGGATCTTGTTGCGTACTTAGCCTCTGGATGCAAGACTAAGGAGAATTGGAG AATAGGGACTGAACATGAGAAGTTTGGCTTTGAGTTTGGCTCTTTGAGACCTATGAAATATGAGCAAATATCAGAGCTGCTTAATGGGATAGCTGAGAGATTTGACTGGGATAAAGTAATGGAAGGTGACTACATTATTGGGCTTAAACAG GGCAAGCAAAGCATTTCCCTGGAGCCAGGAGGTCAATTTGAGCTTAGTGGTGCACCTCTTGAAACTTTGCATCAAACTTGTGCTGAAGTCAATTCACACCTTTATCAG GTCAAAGCTGTTGCTGAGGAAATGGGGATTGGATTCCTAGGAATTGGGTTCCAACCGAAATGGGAACGTAAAGACATACCTGTTATGCCAAAG GGAAGATACGAGATTATGAAAAATTACATGCCCAAAGTGGGTACACTAGGACTTGATATGATGTTCAGGACGTGCACTGTACAg GTTAACCTAGACTTCAGCTCAGAAGCTGACATGATCAGAAAATTTCGTGCTGGTCTTGCGCTGCAGCCT ATAGCAACGGCCCTTTTTGCAAATTCACCATTCACAGAAGGGAAGCCAAATGGTTTTCTCAGCATGAGAAG CCATATTTGGACAGATACTGACAATAATCGAGCTGGCATGCTTCCCTTTGTTTTTGATGACTCCTTTGG GTTTGAGCAGTATGTTGATTATGCACTTGATGTCCCAATGTATTTCGTTTATCGGAAAAAGAAGTATATTGATTGTACTGGGATGACCTTCCGG GACTTTCTGGCAGGAAAGCTTCCATGCCTTCCTGGAGAACTGCCAACACTTAATGACTGGGAGAATCATTTGACAACAATATTTCCTGAG GTCAGGCTGAAGAGATACTTGGAGATGAGGGGAGCTGATGGAGGACCTTGGAGGAGATTGTGTGCTCTGCCTGCATTATGG GTAGGTTTGTTGTATGATGAGGTTTCACTACAAAACATATTGGACATGGTAGCTGATTGGACCCCGGAAGAAAGACAAATGTTGAGAAATAag GTCCCAAAGACTGGTCTAAAAACACCATTTCGGGATGGATTGCTCCGTCATGTTGCAGAAGATGTTTTAAAGTTGGCGAAG GATGGCTTGGAGAGGAGAGGGTATAAGGAGGTAGGGTTCTTGAATGAGGTAGCTGAGGTGGTTAGAACAG GTGTAACACCTGCCGAGAAGCTACTGGAGCTGTATCATGGGAAATGGGGACAGTCCATTGATCCCGTTTATGAGGAGCTACTCTACTGA